ACGTACGCACCCTCTCATGTATTTTTGAATATGACCTTTTTAAAGTGTTGAGAGTTTGCAGTTATGCAAGAATACTAAATTGTATTTGTGGAGAGAACATTTTATGCTGCACCGTCCATCTATCCATTAGCTACAAGCATTTACTCTTTGAGGGTTTGCAGGGTGCTAGAGCCGATTCCAGCTGACAATGAATGAGAGGCGCGGTACACCTTGAACCAGTCTCCAGTCAATCAAAGGGCTGACACATAACCATTTATGTTCACACCTATGGGAAACTTAGAGATGTGAATTAACAGGGATGTCTTTGAAGTACCCACAAGGAAACATGCAAACCCTGCATAGGAACACcatggcagcagcagtgaccatattgcaaaatattaaataatatttgtcatgttgtgtttgagcTTTTGAAACTTGAGGGTCTGCAACGGTGTGGCTCTCAGCTCACTCCGGGTATTGATCCCATCTTGGCAGTCCAGCTTAATAAGATGAAGGAAAGAGTGACAGAATGCAACTTAGGTTCTCACACCATAATTGCTTTGAAGTAGCCATGAAATGAGAGTGATGAAGGTGGCctgattcatttattcattcttgTGAAGCTCtagggagagagatagaggggcggcggtggagaaggaggaagtgAAGTGGTGGCAGAGAGAAAATTTAATCAAACAGCAGTGactatgttttaaatattagtATTCATATCTCACCACCAGCCTCCACACCCATCCCAACAGTCCATCCAAGAGTTGATTCTCAATGAAGATGAGAAGAAGCTTTTAGCAAAGGAAGGCGTGACTCTACCCGGTCAACTACCTCTTACAAAGGTAAATTGCTATCAATACCTAAGGAATGAAAACAACCACCAGCTCTTAGAGTTTATCCCGCTGGGGCCCAAAATAATGTTCCCTGCTCTGTCAATCAGTATGAAGAAAGGATTCTGAAGAAAATACGCAGAAAGATTCGCAATAAGCAGTCTGCCCaggagagcaggaagaagaagaaggagtatATTGATGGGCTGGAGAGCAGGTAAGAATTTAatttatacaaaaataacaagaggaaatgtgattttttatttgtttttgttttttacatgttttcgcagcttaaaataaacaaaatattcaatatGCTGTCCAGTTTCCTAAAACAAAGACTGTGAATTTCttgattgttttcttgctatACCCTGTAGGCAGCACTTTTCATTTCGACACAGTATGAAAGTCACCTTAGTGTCAGCCATATAACTGTGGTTTGATTCTGGCCTTTATCCTATATCGTTACCTAAACTCCCCATATTTATCACTAGCTTTCAAATgctgaaaaaatgtttcagagATGAGGTAAAACTTGCATTGCATATGCTGAACAGGTAGGAAATTAATTTATGACATTTGGTACTGCGTGGTTTTGAAAATATGTGTCAGCAATGCAAAGGGGGTTCCTTCTCTAAACCTGAATGAGGAAACCAGTTTTTAAATTATACCCGAGGAGGTTGTTTTCAATTCTAAAATCTATATATAATGCTTACTGGAGCTTTAATGAAAAAGTCTGATTCATAGTTTGGTGCAGtactaaaaataaatgagataaTTATATTTTCGCATTGTATTATCTCCTCTAGGATGGCTGCCTGCAATGCACACAACCAGGAACTGCAGAGGAAAGTGTCCCAGCTGGAGAAATGCAACATGTGAGAGAATCTCATTTGTATTTCCAACTCTTGTTTCCTCTATTCTCTTGACAATGTTTGTTTCCTCCACTCAGAAACCGTCTTTGACATCTTTGCCTATTGTTCCCTAATGTCCTTGtgaataaaattatttttgtgtgctTCATTCttgttcttttactttctcttcTCATCTTTCCTTGGTTCTATATCCTCTTTACAGGTCACTAATGGAACAGCTTCGCAGGCTGCAGGCTCTCGTCATGAATACATCCAACAAGCCAGCTCAGACTGGGACATGTGTACTGGTATGAATGtcctttgtgtatgtgtggttgcCAGATAGATAAACAAACTGCCCAGACTCAATATGACTCATCGTTAAAAACATTCACCTTCACAGCAAGCCAAATAGCAACAACTGTTATAGCTGGATTAGCCATCGAGAAAGGCCAAACTAGATATGTACATAATGGACAGGACAGCACAAAGGGCACAAAAAGTCTCTCtctatataaagaaaaaatacactGTGTGACCAGAGGCAATTCAATAGCTTTGATTGCATTAATGGAATAGGTGCAAGACCTGAGGCAATGCAGGTGCCTCATCTATCAACAACATCTATAAATATGAAAGTCTTGGTTCCCAGTCACAGAGTATTTTGCTTCACAAGAAGCAAGAAAACGTTTACCGTTTGCTCAGAACATTGCAACTTGAAAGTGAATTCACAGAGGGACTATCCAGACCGCTAGCCATTTAAAAGTTCAGCACCGCAGAAAAAGATTTCCGAGTAACAACTTTCTTTGACTCGCACTTGAAGTGTGAATGATGTATTTTCCACCTATTTCAGCAATCCTTTATCGaactctctttttctccatccCTTAGGTGCTCCTGCTGTCCTTCTCCCTGATCCTGTTCCCCAGCCTCAAGCCCTTCTCTGACACCAAGGTCAGCCAAGGAGACTTCAGTCCAGTCAGAAGTGAGTAACCTTCAGCACCAAATAGCTTTGTGCACCCGCCTGCCAACTAATCCAGCACCTCTCTGTCACAGCTGAGGAGCTTGTTAGAACTGCAGTCTCACCCACTGCTTGAAAGGTTCTCACCTGCCGAGCCTCACAGCCTGCTCCGCCTGTCTGAGGATTTGCTGTCGACTTAAAACTTTAAAGATTAGAGCCAATGTGCAGAAAACCAAGGCCATACATTATCATTACGGTTATTAAGCTATTGCTCTGTCAACAGCTTCTGATAAATGACTATtaattatgactttattataaGATTTATTGGCTCAGCTACCCAAAACGTTTTACGTTTTATATTAGAAGGCAAGATTAGGATTTGTACAGCAACAAGGTGTAATTTGTTACCATAAGCTGTTTGACAGCCTTGAAAGAGGAATCGATGCCGCACTTTCCCTGAGTGCTAAGGGCTCTGTTATGGGTTTTTAGAGGTTAGTCTTTAATGTGTTTAGGCGTGAATTTGATGTACTTACAACATGTAAAGGCATGCATGACACACACTTGCTATCTACAGGTGCAAGCATAGATAAGACTATCTAGACTAGACTAACAGTTGGCATCCCCCTTTTTTAGTGACTATAAGCAGCATGCAAGcatttaataaatggtttattACATACAAAAATGTAGTTATAAGCATATTTCTttcaagtgtttattaatgtaataTGTCCAGTGCTAACATATTTTATAGATACTACATTTTAGTGTGCTATGAAATTGTTATGAACTGCTTATAAATACTACATACGGGAAAAGTGAAGCACACAATAAAAGCAGAGCTGCATTTCCACAAAGATTTCAACGTGTTTATCTTTCCTCCGTCTCTCATTATTACACAGTCCAGTCACGGTCCCTGCAGAACCTTCAGGCTTCCCGTGTGCTGCATGTCACTGACCATCCCTTCTCCGCCGAGGATGAATCAAAGCCTCTGCACCAGCATTTCACAGGAGATCGGGAATTGGATGATATTGCTGCACTGATGGGAAAGTTAGGGGTGAACCAAGACCAGTCCAGTTTGGAGCCAGTGTCACTAAACAACAGTCAAGAAGAACGGATGGGTCATTTTCATGTAGACCCAATTACCGGTCACATAGCTACTTTGACCTTGGATCCTCACCAATCTGCCAGGCTGCGACCGCATGCTGATGACATGTAAACGAAATGAATAAATTATCCTCACATAAATTCCTCATGGTAGAGCAAGGGATTATCTGGGGCTGCTGTTTGCACAGACAGGGGAATTAAGTTTAAATCATTCCTGTTTTGCCTTTAATATTTGTGTAGTCTGTATTCCGTTTCcttatttactgttttatataTCAGTATATAGATTTTGAATCTTACTCATGTTCTTCAATCTTAAACATACTGTCAAGATAAACTGAGCATCTTTTGCCTTCTGGCTTTGATAAAATGCCAGTGTAAATTAATGTGTGTGCCAATGTCAAAAACTGGGTAAATAGAGTGTGATTATATGTACAATTTTGATCTGAATTGATAATTTTTCAAACggattttgaaaacatgttttcattgattGGATTTGTTTAGATTCATTCATGGGTAGAATTGACTCAAATAAAAGATGACAATATAAGATGAGGCTTAAAACcctgtggatttattttttttttaagtttgagagctttaataatttacattttttttacttggcAGTGCCTGAAGGCATGTTATCCACTGCGTAGGTTTACAGTAGGTTTGAAGTCAGTAGAGATGTGgtttacagactttacagagagacagaaaactggGGCAAAGGTGGAACAGATGACCTCTTATCTCGTCATGACTCAAACGTCTTACCCAATAACCGATGTGTTGATATATTTACTCATTGAAGACAGGCTATAGCTTGTGTCAACAGCTCTCGCCACGTCTGGCTTGTCAGTGCAGACCACACACTGATGAAAGTGCTCTCATCCTGGCTGCCGCTTGGGTCAGAATTTCATCTAACGTTGACGGTCTGACTTGTTCAGGTTGGTATTTTCTGTGGCTAGACTTCAAGGGAGGACCGAAGAGTCACTTCTGTGATAAAATCATCCACTGTAGAAGCTGATTGTGGCTATTTTTGAacatgatcatttaaaaaacagattctTCCTAAAACTGGAAGACCTTGAAGACACATAAAACCTATATATTATTGCTTCTAAAatagatataaaacaaaatataacatagATATAACACTTTAAGATTCTGCAGTTTTAAACATCTTAAAAAATGGAAAGGTTTAAAACCTTGGCCTTTATTTGTGCTACTTCTTTGAAAGTGCAGAGTCAAGTTGATAAAGTTGATAGTTTCAACAGAGGTGCTTGTTAGATGGTCGAACAGCATCTGAacctccccaacacacacacacagacacacacacacacacacacacacacacacacactttaatagaagataaaatcaaatcatcagGACAATATTTCTGCCCATTCAATTCtcacatttgttttacttttgtgtaTAATTAATGAAGGGTTGTTCTATGTGGCCAGAGGGTTTCATTCTTCCAAtcaccaggaaaaaaaatgattaattgcCACTTTTCAATTTATTGATAGCTGACTTTGCTGTGGGCTTGTCTCAGGTTTTCAATTTGCATACTAAGAAGTATCAACTGTCTGCTGAGGACAAGATTGTATCCTGTAAAACCTCTCATTTAAAGTAAACATAATacataaattcattttaatctcAGCGATAGAATAACATCACTTGTGTTATATAAGCACATCTTGCGTGCCTATAAACACACAATATGCTCTGTGTCAACATGATGATGTGTGACCTGTTCgactctgtcttgttttttcttctaatcAGGGTAAAAGTCTCTTGACCATCCGTCTAATCACACCTAACCCATTGCTTTGATTAACCAAATCTCAGAGGAGACAGGAAGCCTCTGCATATAGATCGGCTCCCACTGAGTCTGGTTAGCCAGTCAAAGAGCCctcaccttcttttttttaatctataaaatgGGTTTTTCCATTCAAGGTGTGACGGTGACCCAGATAAACTTAGTATATTACTTGTTGGGCGGACGATTCCTGAGAAACTCGTAATTCTAATTTTGGAGGAACAAAGCAGGGATTAAAACATCTAACCACAAACGCAGAAAGCCCAGAGCTGAATCAATATTCTCAAGAATGTTTTCAATATTCTCTGAGATGTGAGAGTGATTAAAGttttatgtttaacttttttgttggtttgtttgtttgtttgtttgtttgtttgtttgtttgttttatagcCATGATACAATGTGGATTTTCTGCTGCAGCAATAAATTGGAAAAACTCTAATAAGactacaaaatattaaatatttaaatatttttgcatGTACGCTGTACATACAGTAGTCAATTTAAGCTCTAACAACAAGCAAGATGAATGTGAATGACATGTCATTATACCTGCAGGTTAAGAAACTATTGTAGTTGGTACTTGTTTCCTGATtaactaattaaattaattaattagataaACCTTTGTAGTCACATTATGAAGAACTGGTTCCTGCAGTTTCTTAATAccatttcttttcatctttactATACACTGTGAACCGTCCAAATATCATCTGTGGGGAACCTCTCTGTTCTCCAATACCACACCAGGCGCAGGAAATGATCAGTGACATTGCCCTGCTGTGATAATGAAGGTCTCTTTGAATGACATTAACTGGTTACTAGGAAACTAATTAGCTACATAGCTAGAATGTGTGGCTCTAATACatgttatttacacacacaggtctgtaATATGTTTACAACTGTTTCTTGTCTGGGTGTATTACTCGATATGAGTGACTCATTTGTGGATCAGTATGACTTAATGAAATATGCAGACTCCACGAATAAGAAAATGAGTCACGCACTGATTGCCATTAGTTTATTTAGCATTAAGTAACTAGAAAATTTAATTATACTTGAATTAAATGTTGTGATTAGCCATATACTGGGgacattaaatgtaaattcacattagaataaattacatttactgCCCAGAGTGATGGAAGATTTGCACAACACAATAATTTAATAGCGTACTAATCAAGAAATTGTTTCAATTAAATTGAATTTGTAtggtatactgtatgtaagatATGGCTATACAGTCTTATAGGTGTGAAGATTCACAGACTTAATCTCTGTGGTTGAGCAGTTGTGTGCAATGATAATCACTGTACATCTCACAGTGTGTGGAAAAGTACCATAGACAATTCAAAAGCACTGCACATCAATGAATGGTTGGGTtcccatttaaataaatgaatgggaTGGTATTCTTGCTAATTTGTGCACTTaatttgcaataaaaataagtttgttttttttgtttgtttgttttttgctgttttgcatGAACCACATTTCCACCCACAACCAATAAGAAGAAAACCGGAATGCTATAGTCCAAACAGCACAATATATGATACTCTTGTCTGTTAAAATGACCGCAGTTTGTAAGCTGTATAAACAGACCGGCCATGTCCAGACAGGCTCTCAGTTTTAACTTGACAGTTAACGTAATTTGACAAATGAATACATCCAAGGACAAACCAAATACAAGTGATTACCAATGAATAAAATCACCACTGTTTCAACAGAGATTATGTTGGAAATATCATCAGCGTTATGACATTTCTGGAGTATTTCtccacagagagctgctgcagtggtTTTGATGCTCATATTTTGTTGAAAGAGATAAAATTACCCCTGAGAGCACATTTTTACCAAGGCGTGGATTGTAGCCTAAAAATGCtgcggtaaaaaaaaaatggcttggatggaaaaatctaaataaattcTGAAGGCAGAGACAGTCTGAAGATGTCTGGAAGTCACTACAATTACTTCTACCTCTAATCACTATGTCAGAGCTGTAGGCAGATCAAGTACTGTAAAATGTTAGCAAAGCATACACCACGGTTTTTAAATCAGCTTTGG
Above is a window of Larimichthys crocea isolate SSNF chromosome XVII, L_crocea_2.0, whole genome shotgun sequence DNA encoding:
- the creb3l3a gene encoding cyclic AMP-responsive element-binding protein 3-like protein 3-A, with product MEQFRDQDCDGIELLDWLFDQNDGILRHEEPGRHGNHHAWPTQDPNMLQPPGQADDDFLNALLTGSDSVTGSPLWSPSPSDSGISEDPPSDQIDSPLCPESPPEDTQYLVTRPQSKAALEASISIDLNGWDPTFPSGRTRITQYPSDVHKPQLSSGFPLTVKDLLLSGTPEPPPHPSQQSIQELILNEDEKKLLAKEGVTLPGQLPLTKYEERILKKIRRKIRNKQSAQESRKKKKEYIDGLESRMAACNAHNQELQRKVSQLEKCNMSLMEQLRRLQALVMNTSNKPAQTGTCVLVLLLSFSLILFPSLKPFSDTKVSQGDFSPVRIQSRSLQNLQASRVLHVTDHPFSAEDESKPLHQHFTGDRELDDIAALMGKLGVNQDQSSLEPVSLNNSQEERMGHFHVDPITGHIATLTLDPHQSARLRPHADDM